CCGAGGTGTCGCAGGGGCCGGGGCCGGGCCGGCCGCTCGCCCGGATTCTCCGCGACCCCGGCGTCGTCACGGCCATCGCCGCGATGGTCTGCGGCCAGACGGTGATGGTCGGGCTGATGGTCATCACCGCCCTACACATGAGCCACCACCACCACCCGCTGACCAGCATCTCGGCGGTCATCGCCTCGCACACCTTTGGCATGTACGCGTTCGCGCTGGTGTCGGGCCGGCTCACCGACCTCTGGGGCCGAGGGCCGGTCATCATGAGCGGCGCCCTTCTGCTCGGCCTCGCCTCGGGGATGGCGACGCTCTCGCCCCAGGTCTTGCCTCTCGCGGTGGCGCTCTTCGGGCTCGGCCTCGGCTGGAACCTGCTCTTCGTGGGCGGCTCGGCGCTGCTCTCCGACCGGCTGGCGCCCGCCGAGCGCGGCCGGGTTCAGGGGGTGGGCGACGTCCTCATCGGCCTGGCCTCGGCGCTCGCCAGCCTGGGCAGCGGGGCGGTCCTGGCCTTTGCCGGCTACGAGGTGCTGGGTCTGGTCGGCGCGGTGCTGGCGCTCTTGCCGCTCGGCCTGAGCCTATGGTGGCTGTGGGCGCGGCCGGCG
This region of Deinococcota bacterium genomic DNA includes:
- a CDS encoding MFS transporter; this encodes GSAQAALLLGRFAAAEVHAPALRGRAVANVVLGGTAGAVFGPLMVGPVGALAEGLGLPELAGPYLASAVMFALAAAVVLALLRPEPKELAKELAQELAQAHPEVSQGPGPGRPLARILRDPGVVTAIAAMVCGQTVMVGLMVITALHMSHHHHPLTSISAVIASHTFGMYAFALVSGRLTDLWGRGPVIMSGALLLGLASGMATLSPQVLPLAVALFGLGLGWNLLFVGGSALLSDRLAPAERGRVQGVGDVLIGLASALASLGSGAVLAFAGYEVLGLVGAVLALLPLGLSLWWLWARPAQERPKKRPERLAD